In the genome of uncultured Pseudomonas sp., the window GCCGGCGTAGTGCTCACCGACGGTCGTCATGCCGTGTGCCTGCTCGATCGTAACGGTCTGCGTCCGGCGCGTTGGGTCACCACCAAGAATGGCTACATCACCCTGGCCTCTGAAATCGGCGTGTGGAACTACCAGCCTGAAGATGTGGTTGCCAAGGGGCGCGTCGGCCCGGGGCAGATTCTCGCAGTCGACACCGAAACCGGACAAATTCTCGGTAGCGACGACATCGACAACCGCCTGAAGTCGCGTCATCCCTACAAGCAATGGATGCGCAAGAGCGCGCAGCGTATTCGCGCGACTCTGGAAGACCGTGACCACGGTTCGGCCTTCTACGAGCCGAACCAGCTCAAGCAGTACATGAAGATGTACCAAGTCACCTTCGAAGAGCGTGACCAAGTGCTGCGTCCGCTCGGCGAGCAGGGCCAGGAAGCTGTGGGCTCGATGGGTGACGACACGCCGATGGCGATTCTTAGCCAGCGCGTGCGTTCGCCGTACGACTATTTCCGTCAGCAGTTTGCCCAAGTCACCAACCCGCCGATCGACCCGCTGCGTGAAGCTATCGTCATGTCGCTGGAGATCTGCCTCGGTGCCGAGCGCAATATCTTCGAAGAGTCGCCCGAGCATGCTGTGCGGGTGATTCTCAGCAGCCCGGTGATCTCGCCGGCCAAATGGCGCGCGCTGATGAACCTGGATCGCCCAGGTTTTGAGCGTCATTTGATCGACATGAACTATGACGAGTCGATGGGCCTGGAAGCCGCCGTGCGCAACATGGCGGACCAGGCTGAAGAAGCCGTGCGCGCCGGTAAGGTGCTGCTGGTGCTGTCCGACCGGAATATCGCGCCTGGCAAACTGCCGGCTCACGCCTCCTTGGTCACCGGTGCAATCCACCACCGTTTAACTGAGAAAGGCCTGCGCTGCGACTGCAACATCCTGGTCGAGACTGCCACCGCCCGCGACCCGCATCACTATGCGGTGCTGCTCGGCTTCGGCGCGTCGGCGGTCTACCCGTACCTGGCTTACGAAGTGCTGGGTGACCTGATTCGCACCGGTGAAGTGCTGGGCGATCTGTATGAAGTGTTCAAGTACTACCGCAAAGGCATCTCCAAAGGCCTGCTGAAGATCCTCTCGAAGATGGGCATCTCCACCGTGGCGTCTTACCGCGGTGCGCAATTGTTCGAAGCAGTCGGCCTGGCCGATGACGTCACCGAGCTGTGCTTCCGTGGTGTGGCCAGCCGCATCAAGGGCGCGCGCTTTGTCGATATCGAAGCCGAGCAGAAGTTGCTGGCGGCCGAGGCGTGGAATGCGCGCAAGTCGATCCAGCAGGGTGGCCTGCTCAAGTTCGTCTACGGCGGCGAATATCACGCCTACAACCCGGACGTGGTGAACACCTTGCAGGCCGCTGTGCAGCAGGGCAGCTACGAGAAATTCAAGGAATACACCACGCTGGTTGATACCCGTCCGGTGTCGATGCTGCGTGATCTGCTGCAGTTGAAACTGGCCGACCAGCCGTTGCCGCTGGAGCAGGTTGAGCCGCTCGGCGAGATTCTCAAGCGTTTCGACTCCGCCGGTATTTCCCTCGGCGCATTGTCGCCGGAAGCCCACGAAGCCATCGCCGAGGCGATGAACCGTCTGGGCGCGCGCTCCAACTCCGGTGAGGGCGGTGAAGACCCGGCTCGTTACGGCACGCTGCGCAGCTCGAAAATCAAACAGGTGGCCACCGGCCGCTTTGGTGTCACCCCAGAGTACCTGGTCAACGCCGAAGTGCTGCAGATCAAAGTCGCTCAGGGCGCCAAGCCCGGTGAGGGCGGTCAGCTGCCTGGCGGTAAGGTCAACGGCCTGATCGCCAAGCTGCGCTATGCCGTACCCGGCGTGACCCTGATTTCGCCACCGCCGCACCACGACATCTACTCCATTGAAGACCTGGCGCAGCTGATCTATGACCTCAAGCAGGTCAACCCGTCTGCTCTGGTGTCGGTCAAACTGGTGGCAGAAGCTGGTGTCGGCACCATCGCCGCCGGTGTGGCCAAGGCCTATGCCGACCTGATCACCATCTCCGGTTATGACGGCGGCACCGGTGCCTCACCGCTGACCTCGATCAAGTACGCTGGCGCGCCGTGGGAACTCGGTCTGGCTGAAACCCACCAAACCCTGCGCGGTAATGATTTGCGCGGCAAGGTGCGGGTGCAGACTGACGGCGGCCTGAAGACTGGTCTCGATGTGATCAAGGCTGCGATTCTCGGTGCCGAGAGCTTCGGCTTCGGTACTGCGCCGATGATCGCCCTGGGCTGCAAATACCTGCGTATCTGTCACCTGAACAACTGCGCCACCGGCGTGGCCACGCAGAACGACAAGCTGCGCAAGGATCACTTCATCGGCACCGTTGAAATGGTGATGAACTTCTTCACCTACGTCGCCGAAGAAACCCGCGAGTGGCTGGCCAAGCTTGGTGTACGCAGCCTGGAAGAGTTGATCGGGCGTACCGACCTGCTCGACATGCTGCCGGGCGAAACCGACAAGCAGCAGCACCTGGACCTGACGCCGCTGCTCGGCAGCGACCACATTCCAGCGGACAAACCGCAGTTCTGCCTGGTTGATCGCAACCCGCCATTCGACGAAGGCCTGCTGGCTGAGAAGATGGTCGAGATGGCTAAGCCAGCGATTGATGCGGCGAGCGGCGCTGAGTTCGAGCTGGATATCTGCAACTGCGACCGCTCCATTGGTGCCCGTGTCTCCGGCGAAATCGCCCGTGTCCACGGCAACCAGGGCATGGCCAAAGCGCCGATCACCTTCCGCTTCAAAGGCACGGCCGGGCAGAGTTTCGGCGTGTGGAACGCCGGCGGTCTGAACCTCTACCTGCAAGGCGACGCCAACGACTACGTCGGCAAGGGCATGACCGGCGGCAAGCTGGTGATCACCCCGCCTAAAGGCAGCCCGTTCAAGACCCAGGACAGCGCCATCATCGGCAACACCTGCCTGTACGGCGCCACCGGCGGCAAACTGTTCGCCGCAGGTACCGCAGGCGAGCGTTTCGCCGTGCGTAACTCCGGTGCGCACACCGTGGTGGAAGGCACTGGCGACCATTGCTGTGAATACATGACTGGCGGCTTCGTCTGCGTGCTGGGAAAAACCGGCTACAACTTCGGTTCCGGCATGACCGGCGGCTTCGCCTACGTACTCGACCTGGACAACAGCTTCTACGACCGGGTCAACCACGAGTTGGTGGAAATTCAGCGGATCAGTAACGAGGCGATGGAAGCCTACCGTACTCACCTGCAGCAAGTGCTGACAGAGTACGTGCAAGAAACATCGAGCGAGTGGGGCCAAAACCTGCTGGAAAATCTGGACGACTACCTGCGCAAGTTCTGGCTGGTCAAGCCGAAGGCGGCAAGCCTGAAGTCGTTGCTCTCCAGCACCCGTGCCAACCCGCAATAAGAATGCGCCTGAAGTGGTTTGATGAGGTATTGCAATGACTGAACGTCTGAATAACGACTTCCAGTTCATCGAAGTCGGGCGCAAAGACCCGAAGAAGAAACTGTTGCGTCAGCGGAAAAAAGAGTTCGTCGAGATTTACGACAACTTCAAGCCTGCCCATGCCGCGGACCAGGCGCACCGCTGCCTGGGTTGCGGCAACCCGTATTGCGAATGGAAGTGCCCGGTGCACAACTTCATTCCCAACTGGTTGAAGCTGGTGTCCGAGGGCAACATCCTCGCCGCCGCCGAACTCAGCCACCAGACCAACACCCTGCCGGAAGTCTGCGGCCGGGTGTGCCCGCAAGACCGTCTGTGCGAGGGTGCCTGCACCCTGAACGACGGCTTCGGCGCGGTGACCATCGGTTCGGTGGAGAAGTACATCACCGATACGGCCTTTGCCATGGGCTGGCGTCCGGACATGTCCGGCGTCGTGCCGACCGGCAAGCGCGTGGCAGTAATCGGTGCCGGCCCTGCAGGCCTTGGCTGCGCCGATGTGCTGGTGCGCAATGGCGTCACGCCGGTGGTGTTCGACAAGAACCCGGAAATCGGTGGCCTGCTGACCTTCGGCATTCCCGAGTTCAAGCTGGAAAAGACCGTGCTCAGCCATCGCCGCGAAGTCTTTACCGGCATGGGTATCGAGTTCCGCCTGAACACCGAAATCGGCACAGACATAACCATGCAGCAGCTGCTGGATGAGTACGATGCGGTGTTTATGGGCATGGGCACTTACACCTATATGAAGGGTGGCTTCCCCGGTGAGGATCTGCCGGGCGTTACCGATGCGCTGGACTTCCTGATTGCCAACGTCAACCGCAACCTCGGTTTCGAGAAGTCGCCGGAAGACTTTATCGACATGAAGGGCAAGCGCATCGTCGTCCTCGGCGGCGGTGATACGGCGATGGACTGCAACCGCACCTCGATCCGCCAGGGCGCGAAGAGCGTGACCTGCGCTTATCGTCGTGACGAAGAGAACATGCCGGGCTCGCGCAAGGAAGTGAAGAACGCCAAGGAAGAGGGTGTGAAGTTCCTCTTCAATCGTCAGCCCATCGCCATCGTTGGTGAAGACAAGGTTGAAGGTGTGAAGGTGGTCGAGACCCGTCTCGGCGAGCCGGATGCCCGTGGCCGTCGTAGCCCCGAGCCGATTCCGGGTTCTGAGGAAATCATCCCGGCGGAAGCTGTGCTGATTGCCTTCGGTTTCCGTCCAAGCCCAGCGGCCTGGTTCAGCGACTTCACCATCGAAACCGACAGCCAGGGCCGTGTGGTGGCGCCGGAGCAGAGCCGGTTCAAGCACCAGACCAGCAACCCGAAGATCTTCGCCGGTGGCGACATGGTCCGTGGTTCTGACCTGGTGGTGACGGCGATCTTCGAAGGCCGCAACGCCGCCGAAGGCATCCTCGACTACCTCGGCGTGTAAGCACCGAACAGTCAGGGCGTTATAGACAAAGCCAGCCCTAGGGCTGGCTTTGTCGTTTCTGCTGCCCGCGATACCTGTGCGGGTGGCGCTGAGCGGTCGAGCGGATTCAGTTGCCGGGCGCGGCCGCGAAACCAACTGCGCGTTGGCGGCGGGTGCTCCATACCGCGCCAGCTACCAGCACGGCCAGGGTGATGGCCAGCGCGGCGGACGAACCCACAGTGCCGAAGCCCAGGCCGCCGTGATCCAGCGGCTTGCTGAGGAAGTCGCCGAGGGTCGCGCCGAATGGCCGGGTCAGCACAAATGCCAGCCAGAACAGCACCACGTGGGAGATGCGCGTGACGTACTTAGCCGCCACCACTGCGGCGATCAGGCTGCCGATCAGTAGCGCACCGCCGGCAAAACCCAGGCCCGAGTCATCGGCCAGGTAGTCGCCCAGTGCGGTGCCCAGGGTGTTGGAAAACAGAATCGCGACCCAATAGAACAGCTCACCCCGGCGGCTGTCGATGTGCTCGACCGACAGGGTCTTTTCGCTCAGGTACCAAATCGCGAAGATCGCAATCAACAAGGTCACCAGCAGCGCCGAACCGCTGGCGTAGCCCAGGCCCAGGGTGCGGTCCATAAAGTCGGAGATGGTGGTGCCAGCGGTGCTGGTGGCCAGAATCACCGTCCAGTACAGCGCCGGGTTGTAGCTGCGCGCCCGTAGCTGGCCGATCAGGGTGAGGAGAAACAGGCTGATAAGGATCAGCGAGCTGATGGCATAGCCGACATCCAGGGTCATGGACAACAAGTCCCCGGCGGTTTCGCCCAGGGTGGTGGCGCAGATCTTCATCACCCAGAAGCTCAGGGTAATGGCAGGCAGTTTGTTCATCGTCGGAGTCCGTCAGGCAGGGAGGAGGGTAAGACGCTGCCAAAGTAGGGGCGCGGGCGTGAAAAACACGTCAAGAACTCATCAGCGATTCGTTATTTACCGCGCCGCACGGCGAGGCAAATCGTCGCAATGCATAAAACCCACGGCCGCTGCCGTGCCTTTTGTTATGCGCTTTGCGACAATGGCTAATCTTTTCGCCTATGGGCGGTGGACTCCCCCGCATTGCGCTAGGTTCACCGTGCAAGGTGCTCACACTTTTGTCGGATGCAGCCATGACCGTCTTGAAGAACGACCGTTTCCTTCGCGCCCTGCTCAAGCAGCCTGTCGACGTCACCCCGGTGTGGATGATGCGCCAGGCCGGTCGTTACCTGCCGGAGTACCGCGCCACCCGCGCCAAGGCCGGTGACTTCGTTAAGCTGATGAAAAACCCCGAGCTGGCCTGCGAGGTCACCCTGCAGCCGCTGGATCGCTACCCGCAGCTGGATGCGGCGATTCTGTTCTCCGACATCCTGACCATCCCCGATGCCATGGGCCAAGGCCTGTACTTCGAAACTGGCGAAGGCCCGCGCTTCAAGAAAGTCATCAGCAGCATGGCCGATATCGAGGCGCTGCCGATTCCCGATCCGCAGCAGGATCTGGGCTATGTGATGGACGCCGTCAGCACCATTCGCCGCGAGCTGAATGGCCGTGTGCCGCTGATCGGTTTCTCCGGCAGCCCGTGGACGCTGGCCACCTACATGGTCGAAGGCGGCTCCTCCAAGGACTTCCGCAAATCCAAGGCCATGCTCTACGACAACCCGCAGGCCATGCACGCACTGCTCGACAAGCTGGCGCAGTCGGTCACCGCCTACCTCAACGGGCAGATCAAGGCCGGCGCGCAGGCGGTGCAGATTTTTGATTCCTGGGGCGGCTCGCTGTCGGCGGCGGCCTACCAGGAGTTTTCCCTGGCCTATATGCAGAAGATCGTCGACGGCTTGATCCGCGAACACGACGGTCGCCGTGTGCCGGTGATTCTGTTTACCAAGGGCGGCGGTCTATGGCTGGAGTCCATGGCCGACAGCGGCGCCGAGGCGCTGGGCCTGGACTGGACCTGCGACATCGGCAGCGCCCGCGCCCGCGTCGGTGACAAGGTGGCCCTGCAGGGCAACATGGACCCGAGCGTGCTGTACGCCAACCCGGCGGCGATCCGCGCCGAAGTCGGACGCATCCTCGCGGCTTACGGCCATGGCAGCGGCCAGGTGTTCAACCTCGGCCACGGCATCACCCCGGAAGTCGACCCGGCGCATGCCGGCGCGTTCTTCGAAGCGGTGCATGAGTTGTCCGCGCAGTACCACGTTTAAAACCCGCATAAAACCAAGGCCGCGAATGCGGCCTTGGTTTTATTTGCGTTTTCTTAGAGCCTGTTTTGGGGCTCGCGAGCTAGAGCGAGACAGGGCAAAAGTGGCCGAGGAAGCGGAGTTTACTGGTGTAAATGAGCATTCCGAGGCCACTTTTAACGCCGTATCGCCGACGCGCAGCAGACCAGAGGCAGGCTCTCAGGGCTTGCGCAAGTCGCGTACGGCTCTTACCAGCGCCAGCTGTTCAGCCTCGTTGAGTGTGTCAGCGAAACTGGGCATGGCACGGGGGCCGTCCTGAATGGCTTCGAGGATCTCGCGGTCGCTGGTGTTGTCTTGCCACTTGGCCTTGCTCAGGTTCTGCGCAAAGTACAGCCAGCCACGCAGGGTGTTGGCGCGGCCGTCTGCGGCGTGGCATTTGACGCAGTGCTGACGATACAGCTGCTGGCCATCCACTTCAGCCTGCGCGGGTAGGCTGGCGAGCAGGCTCAGCGTGGCAAATAGACCGAGGCGCGCCGGTTTACTTAACATTGGCTAGGTTTCCCTTGAGGGCGACGCCGGCCATGATCGCGCCAGCGTGGCATTCGTACTTCTGGCTGTCTTTGTACTCGACGTTCTTGTAGTTGCTGGCCAGTTCGACCACGGCGTTGGCGCCAGCGGCCTTGGCAGCGTTCTGCAGGCGAATCAAGGCGGACTGCAGCACCCAGCTGCAGGCGGCTTCGTCAGTCTTGTTGAACGCGTTGGTCTTCTGGCTGGTGGTGACGCCGGTTTTGACCACGTTGACTGAGCCGGCCGGGTTGTTGCCTGCCAGGTAGAACTTCACGCTGCCGTCCAGGCGACCGGCACTCAGGGCTTCCTGCACCACCGCGTCGAACGGCAGGAAGTGGGTGGTGTCACGGGCCTGGCTGACGGCCGGGAACAGGCTGATGCAGGCGGCTGCGAGAATCCAGGATTTGGCGTTCATGAGTTGCTCCTTGTAATGAGGCTGTTCTGGGAACTGCGTGTGAGGTGCGCACAGGTGTTACAGCTGCTGTCAGTCTAGGCCAGTGGCCTGTTAGCTCCAGCGTTTGAAGATTAGTGAGGTGTTGACCCCGCCAAAGGCGAAGTTGTTGTTCATCACGTACTGGTGGCTCATCTGGCGGAATTCGCCGCGCAGGTAATCCAGTTCGCCGCAGGCCGGATCGATATTCTCTAGGTTGAGCGTCGGCACATAGCTGTCCGCGTTCATCATTTCGATGCTGAACCAGGACTCCAGTGCGCCGCAGGCCCCCAAGGTATGGCCGAAATAGCTCTTCTGCGAGCTGATCGGCATCTGGCTGCCGAACAACTCGGCGGTGGCCTGGGTTTCGGCCACATCGCCCTGCTCGGTGGCGGTGCCGTGACCATTCACGTAGCCGATGTCAGCCGGTTGTAAGCCGGCGTCCTGCAGGGCCAGTTCCATCGCCCCGCGCATGGTCGCTTGTACGGGTTTGGTGGCGTGCTGGCCGTCGGAATTGCAGCCAAAGCCGACGATTTCCGCGTGGATGGTCGCGCCACGGGCCAGGGCGTGTTCCAGCTCTTCCAGAACCAGAATGCCGGCCCCTTCGCCAATCACCAAGCCGTCGCGGCCGCTGTCGTAGGGCCGTGGCGAGGTGTGCGGGGCATCGTTTTTCAGGCTGGTGGCATACAGCGCATCGAAAACCATGGCTTCGGTGGGGCAGAGTTCTTCGGCACCGCCGGCGAGCATCATTGGCAGGCGGCCGAACTTGATCGCTTCATAGGCGTAGCCGATGCCCTGGCTGCCGCTGGTGCAGGCGCTGGAGGTGGGGATCAGGCGGCCCTTGAGGCCGAAGAAGATGCTGATATTGGCCGCCGTGGTGTGCGGCATCATGCGGATATAGGAGTTGGCGTTGAGGCCGTCGGCCACCGAATTGAGCAGCATGTTGCCGAAGGCTTTGATCTCGTCGGTGCTGCCGGTGGAGGAGCCGCAGGCCACACCCATGCGGCCATCCTTGATTGATTCGTCGCCGAGCAGGCCGGCATGCTCCAGCGCGCGTTCGGCGGCGTACACCACGAGCTTGGAGACGCGGCCCATGCTGCGGGTCTGCTTGCGGTTCCAGTGCTTGGGTTGCACGAAGTCATCCACCGGGCCGCCGAGACGGGTGTTCAGCTCGCTGAAACGGTCCCACTCGTGCATATAGCGAATGCCGCTTTTTCCCGCGCGAAAGTTGCCTTCGATGGTTGGCCAGTCGCTGCCCAGCGAGGTCACACCGGCCATGCCGGTGACTACAACCCGTTTGCATCCGTTCATCAGCACAACCCACCGTTCACCGCGAGGACCTGGCGGGTGATATAGGCCGCCTCCTCAGACATCAGAAAATTCACTGCGCCGGCCACTTCTTCGGGGGTGCCCATGCGGCTGGCCGGGATCATTTTGAGGATTTCCTCAACCGGTACATCGGCATCCAGAATCTCGGTATCGATCAGCCCTGGGGCCACGCAGTTAACGGTGATTTTGCGCTTGCCCAACTCAATCGCCAAGGCCTTGGCTGCGCCGATGATGCCGGCCTTGGAGGCGCTGTAGTTGACCTGGCCACGGTTGCCGATCAGCCCGGACACCGAGGTGATGCAGACGATGCGTCCGGCCTTGCGGCGGCGCACCATGGGCATGGTCAGCGGGTGCAGGACATTATAGAAACCGTCGAGGTTGGTGCGCATGACAATGTCCCAGTCGTCTTCGGACAGCGCCGGAAACGCGCCGTCACGGGTCAGGCCGGCGTTACACACCACGCCGTAATACGCACCGTGTTGCTCGACATCGGCTTCCAGCGCGGCGCGGCAGGCGGCACGGTCGGCTACATCGAATTGCAGAATGCGCGCCTGCTGACCCAACGCGACAATTTGCGCCTGCACCGCTTCGGTCTCGTCACGCCGGGTGCGGCAATGCAGGACGATGTCGTGGCCGCTTTTGGCTAGGCGCAGGGCGATCGCCCGGCCGATGCCACGGCTGGAGCCGGTGATCAGAATGGTGTCGCTCATGGCTGTGATTCCTGAAAGTCTTCCTGAAGATAGCTGGCCACCTGAGGCGGGCGGAATACATTGAGGCGCGCTTCTACCTGGATCCCTGGGCCGCTGAGGTGGCATTCGAATACGCCCATGCCGTTGTCATCCTGCAATGAGCGGGTGGCGTGAATGTGCAGTTGGCTACCGAGTGGAAAGTGCTCGACGTTGCACTGGAATTTCCGCGTGCCGAGTAAAAAACCCAGCTCCACCGGCTCGCCGCGCAAGCGTGCCTGGCAGCCGGCATAGGCGGCCACGCTCTGCGCCATCAGCTCGATAGCGACCCAGGCCGGCAGGCTGCCGTCGGCGTCATTAAACAGACCGCCCGCGCGCACGGTCAGTTGGGTTTCGATGTCGTCGTCGGCAAAGCGCAGCACCTGATCGATCAGGATCATGTTGCCGGCGTGGGGGATCAATTCGGCAATCGGCCATTGGTTCATGTGTGCGCTCCTGGCTCTTCGCCCAACAGCAGGCTGATATTGTTGCCGCCAAAGGCGAAGGAGTTGCTCATCAGCCGGCGCGGGCCGGTGCTTTGCAGACGGGTGCCGGGTGCGACGAGCTCGAGTGCCGGCAGGGCAGGGTCGGCCTGAGCGTCCCACAGGTGCGGCGGCAGCAGGTTGTCCGGGTTGTAAGCGCTTAGCGTCAGCCAGCAGAAAGCCGCTTCCAGTGCGCCGGCAGCGCCGAGGGTGTGGCCAATCATGGCTTTGCTGGACGAGCAGGGTACGCCGTTCGGGAAGACGGCCTGCACCGCGCGGCTTTCCATGGCGTCGTTATGCTGCGTCGCGGTGCCATGCAGGTTGAGGTAGTCGACCTGGCTGGCGCTGATGCCTGCCGCCGCCAATGCCTTGTGCATGGCCGCTTGCGCACCCTGACCGTCGGGTTGCGGCGCGGAAATATGGTGGGCGTCGGAGCTGGCGCCGCCGCCGAGCAGGGTGATCGCTACGGCACTGCGGGTGGCGCTAGCCGGCAGGGTCTCGCGGGTCATCAAGAAGACTGCCGCGCCTTCGCCAATGTTGATGCCGTGACGATTCGCCGAGAATGGATTGCAGCGCTCAGCCGCGATGGCTTCCAGAGCCGAAAAACCGTTCAAGGTCAGGCGGCACAGGCTGTCTACGCCGCCACAGAGTACGGCATCGCACACGCCCAGGTTGAGCAGGCGCTGGGCGCTGAGCAGTGCCCGCGCACCGGAGGTGCAGGCGGTGGAAATGCTAAAGCACGGCCCGCTAAGGCCGAGCCAGTCACTGAGGAAGTTCGCCGGGGCGGCCAGCTCCTGCTGGGCGTACTGGTAATCCGCTGGCAGTTCGCCGTGCTTGAGGTATTGGCCAATGCTCTGGCTGGCTTCTTCGATACCCGAGGTGCTGGTGCCGAGCACCACGGCGATGCGCTCTGGCCCGAACTGGGCGATGGCGGCGCGGATATCTGCTTCGATTTCCAGGGCGGCCGCCAGCAGCAGCTGGTTATTGCGGCTCGGCGGATGACCCGCTAGCGCTGGGAGCTCAGGCAGGCAGCCAGGCACTGCACCGACGGTCAGCGTGCGCTCGGCTACCCAGCCACTTTGCGCGCGCATGCCGCTGCCATCGCCGGCAAACAGCGCCGTTGCCACCGCATGTTTGCCTTGGCCGAGGGCGCAGTTGAGGCCCAGGGCATTCAAGTAACTGGCCATCAAGGTGCCTTGTCGTCAGGGAGCACGCTGACCTGATAAACCAGGCCGGACGCGCTGTACAGGGTTAAATCCAGCGGCGCACGGTAACTGATTCGCCACTGCGGGTTAAGCCAGCGCGTGCCATCTGCCTGCAGTTGCCAGCTGCCGGTGGGGTAACGCTGAGCCAACTGTGCACTGGGTGTGAGGGCAAACAGCAGGGCCGCGAACAGCTCGCGGGCTTCCGGGTTGGGCGGCAGCAGGCCGTCGTTATGCCATTGCCCCGCGCGCAGTGACTGGCGCGCCAGCGGCACGCCGAGCGGGTCGAATAACGAGGCCCGCAGCTCGCCCGGTTCATCCTGCAAGACCAGCCACCAGGTTTGCTGATTCGGCCCTTGGCTGCGTTGCACCTGCAGGGCCAGCGGCAGCGGCGCCACCAGTACCGGCGTCTGCGTGGGCAGTGGTGTCTGCGTGGCGCAGGCCACGAGCAGCAGATACAGACCGAGCAGCAGGACGCTGCGCATCAGTTGCGCGCGTCCAGCGGCTTGCGTGCCACTACGTTGACCAGGGTTTCATTGCGCTGGCCAACCGGTTTGGCTGTGCACAGGCCCCAGCGCTCAAGCAGGCCAAAGTCCTTGGAGCGGCTCCACCACAGGTAGGGGTAGGAGATATTCGCGTCGCTGAATTGCAAACCCTGTTCGCGCAGCATGGCCAGATAGCCCTCGGCGCTTTTCTGCACGTGCATCGGGTGACGGAACAGCCAGCGGATCACCCAGGTGTCGATATAGAACTGGGTGGATTCGGCAAACAGCAGGTAGCCGCCTGGTTTGAGCACCCGGTAGAACTCAGCGAGGGCCTGCTCTTGCTCGACCAGGTGGTGGAAGGTCTGGTGGCAGAACAACAGGTCGACACTGGCATCGGCCAGCTCGATGGCGGCGCAGTCACTGGCGATCAGCTGCACGTCGAGGCCCAAACGCTCGGCCTCGGCGCGTGAGCAGTCGAGGCTGTGCGGGTCGGCGTCGAGGCCGATCATCCGTGCCGGCTGGAAGGCCTCGGCGAGCAGGCCGAAAGACTTGCCCTGACCGCAGCCGACATCCAGCAACACCGGTGCCTGCGGCAGCGGCCCGGCGAACAGGCCGCGCAGGTCATTGATCGCCACGCGCAGCACATGGTGC includes:
- a CDS encoding beta-ketoacyl-ACP synthase gives rise to the protein MNGCKRVVVTGMAGVTSLGSDWPTIEGNFRAGKSGIRYMHEWDRFSELNTRLGGPVDDFVQPKHWNRKQTRSMGRVSKLVVYAAERALEHAGLLGDESIKDGRMGVACGSSTGSTDEIKAFGNMLLNSVADGLNANSYIRMMPHTTAANISIFFGLKGRLIPTSSACTSGSQGIGYAYEAIKFGRLPMMLAGGAEELCPTEAMVFDALYATSLKNDAPHTSPRPYDSGRDGLVIGEGAGILVLEELEHALARGATIHAEIVGFGCNSDGQHATKPVQATMRGAMELALQDAGLQPADIGYVNGHGTATEQGDVAETQATAELFGSQMPISSQKSYFGHTLGACGALESWFSIEMMNADSYVPTLNLENIDPACGELDYLRGEFRQMSHQYVMNNNFAFGGVNTSLIFKRWS
- the fabG gene encoding 3-oxoacyl-ACP reductase FabG — its product is MSDTILITGSSRGIGRAIALRLAKSGHDIVLHCRTRRDETEAVQAQIVALGQQARILQFDVADRAACRAALEADVEQHGAYYGVVCNAGLTRDGAFPALSEDDWDIVMRTNLDGFYNVLHPLTMPMVRRRKAGRIVCITSVSGLIGNRGQVNYSASKAGIIGAAKALAIELGKRKITVNCVAPGLIDTEILDADVPVEEILKMIPASRMGTPEEVAGAVNFLMSEEAAYITRQVLAVNGGLC
- a CDS encoding hotdog family protein, with the protein product MNQWPIAELIPHAGNMILIDQVLRFADDDIETQLTVRAGGLFNDADGSLPAWVAIELMAQSVAAYAGCQARLRGEPVELGFLLGTRKFQCNVEHFPLGSQLHIHATRSLQDDNGMGVFECHLSGPGIQVEARLNVFRPPQVASYLQEDFQESQP
- a CDS encoding beta-ketoacyl-[acyl-carrier-protein] synthase family protein; this translates as MASYLNALGLNCALGQGKHAVATALFAGDGSGMRAQSGWVAERTLTVGAVPGCLPELPALAGHPPSRNNQLLLAAALEIEADIRAAIAQFGPERIAVVLGTSTSGIEEASQSIGQYLKHGELPADYQYAQQELAAPANFLSDWLGLSGPCFSISTACTSGARALLSAQRLLNLGVCDAVLCGGVDSLCRLTLNGFSALEAIAAERCNPFSANRHGINIGEGAAVFLMTRETLPASATRSAVAITLLGGGASSDAHHISAPQPDGQGAQAAMHKALAAAGISASQVDYLNLHGTATQHNDAMESRAVQAVFPNGVPCSSSKAMIGHTLGAAGALEAAFCWLTLSAYNPDNLLPPHLWDAQADPALPALELVAPGTRLQSTGPRRLMSNSFAFGGNNISLLLGEEPGAHT
- a CDS encoding DUF3261 domain-containing protein — translated: MRSVLLLGLYLLLVACATQTPLPTQTPVLVAPLPLALQVQRSQGPNQQTWWLVLQDEPGELRASLFDPLGVPLARQSLRAGQWHNDGLLPPNPEARELFAALLFALTPSAQLAQRYPTGSWQLQADGTRWLNPQWRISYRAPLDLTLYSASGLVYQVSVLPDDKAP
- a CDS encoding class I SAM-dependent methyltransferase, whose translation is MSNPAPTYVAETRFGFWFLQSHVWQHHVLRVAINDLRGLFAGPLPQAPVLLDVGCGQGKSFGLLAEAFQPARMIGLDADPHSLDCSRAEAERLGLDVQLIASDCAAIELADASVDLLFCHQTFHHLVEQEQALAEFYRVLKPGGYLLFAESTQFYIDTWVIRWLFRHPMHVQKSAEGYLAMLREQGLQFSDANISYPYLWWSRSKDFGLLERWGLCTAKPVGQRNETLVNVVARKPLDARN